Sequence from the Microplitis demolitor isolate Queensland-Clemson2020A chromosome 7, iyMicDemo2.1a, whole genome shotgun sequence genome:
CTTTTGAGATTTAATGCTTTTATGGTCAGTTGAAACGGGTCAATTTGAGATCACTGGTAATGTAATTTGATAACGTTGACAGCTGTCAATTACGTTAACTATTACaagcataaattattttaaatctaataatgaaaaatagtcTAAGATGGTTTAGTTTTGATAGgaggttaaaataaataattttcattattgatACGCTAATTTTAATGATCTTGAAATCAACAGACAattatttgacaatttttggatttcttTTCAACAAaacaatgacaaaaaaaaactaaaaatatgcacatgtagaaaattttaaaacccacagatgcaatttttaaaaatattttttctataatttatcgttttgaaaaaaatcaaaaaattagtagacgtcggctaacttcagtatcattaatttttaatttatgaatttcgatttatataaaagtatttgaaaattggatatatatatttataaaatgaagtCTTGTTGCTCTGAAACTGTATACGattgttgatttaaaataaattttcaaatatttttacatgtatgaatatttttatactgtgTCTATGACAAACACATACATATttgtttacataaatatatatacataaaaacaCCGCATAAACAAGTTTGCAAAATTACCTAGATTTTAACCTATATGTGGATGGATTTTGAGAGATAGAATGACAGAAAACTCGGAAACTAAAaaggtaaataattaaaattataatctatcttttattatttattaataattttctactgACAttaaatttgctttttttaaaaagaaaaaatttctcggttGTCTGGTGCTTTGctgtcataaataatatttatttactctatacaataaacaatgacatgatactgaagttagtcaaataatttttggtttttttttttcgaaactaaattataaaaaaaaatatttcaaaaaattgcacctatagcttttttaattctacatgtgcatatttttagttttttttttcatcattgatttattgaaaaaaaaaaaaattcaaaaattgttaattgtcttttaatttcagtatcacgCAATGACAcagataaatatcaaattaatatattattttgaatatttacagACTCGAAATGCAACTTTGAATATTGGAGATCGCTGTGAAATTCTTCATCGTCTTAGTAACGGCGAAGCTCCAAGTAAATTAGCTGCCGAATATAATGTTTCCAGACAAGCGATTTCTAAGATAAAAAAACGCgagcaatttattttaaaagctgAAAATGTGCTCAAGAGTTGTGATGGAGATGTCACTAAAAAACGATACAGAGCCACCGAGGAAAATCCATTGGAGCAACAGCTTTTCGAGTGGATGAACGAGCAACGAAGAGCGGGAATTCTCATCTCGGGTCCAATGATTAAGAGGCAAGCTTTGCTACTTAATAAGCACCTTGGAGGCAGAGATACTTTTACAGCAAGTGACGGATGGTTGGATAGATTCAAAAAACGACATGCATTCAAAGTAAGCCCTCCAGTAAATAATAAACCGCCGACAGAATCTGTGGATGTAAGTGAAGGTGATGATTTGTTACCAGACTTGGATGGAACTATTGAagatttaaatacaattattgAAAGTCATGAGCAAGCTGCAGAAATAAATCTTGACTATGTCTATAGTTGTGATGAAAAAGTTCTTTACTGGAAATTAATGCCAGATGAAATGTTACttggtataaataataaaccaaTGGCTAGTAGAAAGAAACCAAAAAATAgattaactattttattttgtaccaATGCTTCAGGTACACATAAATTACCTTTACTGATAATAGGAAAAACAGCACAGCCACGTTGttttaataacataaaaaatctgcCAGTCTTTTATGTAAATCAAGAAAACGTTTGGATGACTTCTGATGTAATGAGGTCGTGGTACAGCTCAGTTTTTTTaccagaaataaaaaagaaacataatcttgataataataaagacattaaaataactttgatTATGGATAATGCTGACTGTCATCCTTCTGCAGAAGAACTAAATAGTTTATGTGACTCATGTAGGGTGCAGATTTTACCTTCAAATGTAGCACCACTACTACAACCTTTAGATCAGagtataatagaaaaatttaaaaggtgTTACAGGAAGATGTTGTTAGAAAAAATCTTAGCTGAGGATGTATGTCACAGtggtgaaaattttcttaaaacatTTAATCTGTTAGATTGTTGCAATTTATGTGACTTTGCTTGGAGCAAAGTGATGCCAGCGGACATCAGAAGCTGCTGGAGAAATGTCAGTTCTTTAGACgacgaaattttttcaagttctgAAATCGAACAAActagaaatttaattgaattatcttTGGTATCCAAAGActcttttgaattatttgatgcCAGCgtatttaactatttatttagtaaaattccaaaattcAGTGGATTATCTATTGATCAAGTTAATAATTGGCTCAATGTAGACTCTGATGAAATCGGCTGGCAACCTCGCAGTATTAAGGACATTATTTTAGGACATTATCCTGACAATGATGCTAAAGATGCCGTTGAAGAACTGAACGATCAGGTTTCATATGACGACCAAGATTCTACATCTGCAGACTCAATGTTAGATAATAATTGTCCGACTTTTGTTGAAGCGTTCAACggtttcaatatatttatacgttgGTATCAAAATAACTGcgataattcaaattcaaatttacaagtatTACAGGAAATACATCAGGAtctaataggaaaaaaattaacataagtttattataaagataatattatttagtgtttagaaaaaaaatacttttatttatctttaccgagtgtaaagataaaatttgtttattaattcttaGATTCTTACgctttttacaattaaaattattgataaataatcaaatactAGCGCAATTTAAGTTGagcaatatttaaaatttagattaatatttaatttatttaaatattaattagtataaatcattaaactagtcgtagatattttttttataatttttaacgtaaatatttgttttaaaataatttaagtgacttttgttttgtttcttatagtaatttattaataattaaaatttgttatttaaatttataattttttttacatataattttttttatttttaagctaaaaaaaataaaaaatttcagggtAAATTACCAGGtctgtcatttaaattaattttcctttgataagtttttttttattagtttatttgctacaaaagtttaaataattatttatatattttatactaattaaacttcatttttatgtttttaattatttaaaaaatatatttaaagtaaaaataaatgtgtaaAGTATCGTGATACTGTAAGTAgcagacattaaaaaatttatttattttaaataaacaaataatatatgagTGTGTATGTAGCGGgcatcagataaatttaaaattataaataaatagagtaaataattaaaaaaataatatttataaaaataattttaaatttgtttaatgtcTGCTACGATCAAActcataataaaatacttatagaaaaaacttgaaaattgtttataaaaaattgaaaaatattttcgtgcataatttaaaaattgtatttcaCTTACAAGTaacttgtttataaaaattaaaaatttaatatctgcTATTTTTGGTATCATATAGTATCAGCTGTCActtcttagttttttttttctaataataatcaaaCGGATTcaaagtgataaatttattataaaaataaataattgtctgcctcaaaagtaattttactcattaaaaatacaaagaggCTGACAGTGGTgctttagttaaaatttcaaaatccgcgggaaaattgaatttaaaaaaaaaaataaataaatttatctatttatctatAGTCGATAACACaatgaaacataaaaatacttatgaCTCAAGTAGTTATTGAAAGTCACTTCCGTTTGTATCAAGGCGTCAATCGTAATTTAACGAACGCCATCTTGTCTTGGTCGTGTGTCGGCAGTGTGTGGATACGTCGTATGACGAGcagttaataattacaaaatttaattattttattaccacaaatataaataaaaataacgtaaaattataaaaaaaataataaaataatgagttACGGTCGTCCACCTCCCCGTATTGACGGGATGGTGTCTTTGaaagttgataatttaacTTACAGAACAACGCCGGAAGATTTACGACGTGTGTTTGAAAGATGTGGAGAAGTTGGTGATATTTATATTCCCCGTGACCGTTTTACACGCGAGAGTCGTGGTTTTGCATTTGTCAGGTAAcagatttattattacattttttttactatcatagcaattatattttttattatttgataatagTGCGACGCATACATATTTTTCGTAGTAACAAGCTGTGACGTCATCAATTCTTGTCTCTATTTTAATTACCGGCGATAATAGTATGACTCGtttgataattatgatattaataataatatattttaataattttatagattttatgaCAAACGTGACGCTGAAGATGCACTTGACGCCATGGACGGACGTCTTTTAGACGGAAGGGAACTTCGTGTACAAATGGCACGTTATGGAAGACCAACATCACCTCACAGAAGCCGTGGAAGTCGTCGCAGAGgaaggtaatttatttattatcaaatcacttttttttccattatttataatatttatttacgattttattctattttactttttgtagATCACGTAGCCGCAGCCGAGATCGCAGACGATCTCGATCTAGATCCCGGTCTAGGTCAAGAAGCCGCGACCGTGACCGCAGACGTTCTTACAGTCGTAGTCACAGTCGTTCCCGGTCAGACAGTAAAAGTTCACGAGGTAAATCTCGTTCACGCAGTAAGTCTGCGGAAAGAGAAAATAGCCGATCAAAGTCTAGGTAATTAATcttgttatttattgataataaatattttatttactttaaaaattattttttattttctcgatCAAATcctttaagtttttttttttttactctattaatttttaaatactttatgaCTTTTACAtggaagtttaaaatatttatgacaatGATCAATATCATGCCTGTCCTAGTTATTTGTTCTCACCAGTACTCAGaagaataatgaaaatatttttattttcatgtgaatcagaacaataattattttttttaaatttgaaatataaaagaaaaattaatttatcagaacttttaattactcatactttcaaaagataataaattttatttgctttaacaaaaataaaatgattaaaaaaaaataatcataaaaataatgataataatggagtaaataaatgaattgttatcttaataatttaatttcagggACTGAGATGGCTGGCTTTGTATGAAAGTACAACAGAATGAGATGCACGTGCCCTGAGTTTAAAATGCAGTTTATTctgacattgaaaaaatataaaaaggtATAATTAATACTCTAAATACCTTAATCACACTAGCACATTCGCATCTTTTGATCATTTTCGTATTAATCATTTCGACGCACTTCTTTgggattttaataataataataacaataattataaatactaatgattaattatgaaaatccaaattaattttataatatatatatctacaaacttataattattattagaattacaatttatatttaacagaacaaaaagtttatttccaagtcaatttttcttattaatttctagaccgcgtttcattttatttctttttatatttataattataatttttgtctttaaaGTTATTACGAATATATATCACACAAGCTTTATCATTAACTACTACTTATCAATTacaaattgaatatattatacaatGTTAGTTtgtgtacgaaaaaaaaaaacaatacaacAATTAAACACCAATTTCTATTCACTAAttgttcttaattttttttttattttgtgataagttttggtttatatttttttaacgcgAATTATATAAACTAACTCCCCACGGGTATTCTCTTGTTGACTAAAAgtatttgtagaaaataaaagttgacaatttaaataaatttcccgcccaaaattaataaaatagttatagACAAAgtctaattaattcaattaaacttatcgtatttaaaataattaacttgaaatattattgtagAATTCttgtatagatttttttttaatttttttctctcattaCTTCTTAGACGATAAGTTTTGCGTTTTTCTGTAACtactaattacaaatttatttatgtaacttttgccatttttaataaaatatataaaagataaaaacacAAAATTCTAAATACAAACAAATACAGTTtagacaaattaatttatgtgcatgatgaatgaaattatttactcaagtgagtaaaaaaaattatataaatttatatataactttttttaattaaagttagaattaaaattaaatccgtCATATCGAATTAACGCCCTCccgtttacaaaaaaaaaagtttagtataagtaattaataattaaaaaaaaaaattaataaaattaattagtaccCTTGAAACAATCTGGATGCAGCAAAGTTATTGCACATAACTAAGTTGTGATTTTATGGTGCCACAGGCGGTGGAAAGGCGTGGAGTGGCGTGTCGAGTGATGGGGGTAGCTGAGAGCGCTGAGAGTATGCAGTAAGCCGAACTGTAAGCGGGGCTGTATGCTGAGTTTGCTGTATGCAGAGTTAGCGAGCTAAGCGGTTGGCGGTGTCTGGTGAtaacgatgatgatgatggtgacgATGACGATGACGATGACGATGAAGCTCGAGATTCGCGGTGAAAGTGAAAGGCGCTAAGCAGGGTTCCCGTTGCATTAGTGAGTTTGAGTGAACGAACGCGCTCACTCTATTGTGTTGTCATACGGGTGGGTTTGgccgatttaaattttaggatCACGTACGAGAGAAATATTATACGCCGTTATAATTATGACGAAGGGGATGACGAAAGCAAGAAACCGAGCCTAGAAgtgaacgaaaaaaaaatatgtatatatgtttaataGTCAACGATTATTGATGTCGCAGTCGAGTTTGCTGACATGGGAGACACTTTTTGCTGACGCCTCGTGGTATGTCAGGTTTCCTGTTCAGGATATTTATATAGCCCAGTCAAAACTACAAATAggaaaaattctataaatttggTGCAAATTTGATTGAAGGATGATGTCACTCtcaaaatgaaaaagtcaTCAACTCAAGGGTTGGtaagagaaaatataaaataaaaacacctccaaaaacagatttttcgcaaatatttcataaacaaaaaaaaacttttaaacgaAGCTTGTAGAGAAAAAAAGTCACATAAAATaggatatgaaattttttttgtatctataCAAATTACACCTAAGGTAACGAACCCAGTGCCCGATCAGGGATTACTCACACATTTACtaagtatacatataaaaatacatggagtgatcgggtactaagttttttatcataatagttttgaaatttcctagcttaaatttactaaattttcataaggaTGCGCCActgaagtataaaaaaaatgtgtgtcTATAGCTGAACTGCTTACACCCCATAGCGCAGCtatatatacacatttttttctacttcagTTGCGCatccttataaaaattaatcaaatttaagcttcaaaatttcgaaaatttatcacgtgttatttttatagatacaaaaaaaatttcttatacttGTTTCTCTCTCcgttttgtttaaaaattttttcttcctaAAATATATGCGAAAAATCTGTTTTTGAggatacttttattttttttctcatgaaCCCCTGGGGTGATGACTTTTATTTAAGGGTGTTAATGAGTGACATTGTAGACCTTTAACCAAATTGGCATCCTTTCGAAAATGTCTCCTATTTCCGAGTTTCAACTGGACTAAATAATCTTGCTCAGGACATGACGTTGACTTGAGAGAGTTTATTGCCGATCCACTTGAAGCTGATTCGAGTATCTTCAGGTTCGGATTCTTAGCTGTTTAAATGCCATCATCTACCTCAACGTAATGCCGTCACTGTGAAACCGTGAGTCTTTTATCTCAAATATTCggttgtatttttatttatttaattgcaatttattttttatttttttatcaattttttttcttgatttagtATCTGTATTTTTACGCGTGTACGAAAGTGGAGatgctttaataattttttttgtcgtatTCGTtggtaaaattatatataacggatttttatatatttgctaTTTATAATACCTTGTTTTCAGAATTAATTACCCAATTTTTGATGTaagtattgatttatttagatGCTAGATtcttaattagtttatttattttttttaaatttaacatagaCAGTAAATTAACAACTGATTATCACTCGtggtataaataaatctttattattaaatcaacaaatgttttattaatttattaattatatttatcacctatttacagatatatatattcctatatatatatttgtacttTTTCATACCCTATATAAAAATGCTAATTagtcaataaaatttgattggattttaaatattaattactaaaatttttagtatcaacaattataattaattgattgcttcgtttaagttttaaacttttaattaagtttatttattattaattttaaatcttactaTCTATTACGTATTGGCATTTGTAAGTTATTTTGAGAAAACTAAAATTCTAtctatgaattttaaaattaaaacatttttaaaaaattcttaattaaagaaaaaaaaaaaaaataagaattcacgttgaaattattattcaacagATTCACGTCctcaattaaaaatgtaattaatcattaaggCAATAAACATTATTCAACGCTATGTTAATTATAGCTTTTGACTTTCTGTTTTGGTAATCAAGTAAGGCTTTAGTGTGCGTCCAATAATGTACAATAACACAGCTAGTATATGTCCAACAAAGTAGACACtcttgtaataaatatatatgctaccaaaattaagtaattgaaAGCCGAATGAGAGGTAAGCCATGCAGTTAAACCTCAATAACCATAGAAAATACCACCATCCTTTtcttgtctaaaaaaaattttttataattaattcgtagattaattaattaatccagatgtctataaataaaacaacatttaaatatttgacttACTAAGCTGTTTTCCTTGCTTTGAGtgtaaaatttaacataaGTATCTTCTATTGGAAGGAATAAAACAACGGAAAATATTCCAACGAAATATCCAAAAGCGTATCCATGCCAAATTGTTGAAACGAAGAATGTCGCAGCCGCTCGTAAATTTCTCCACGGAAAtactttatatacataattagCCATCCAGTATTGAACAGTAATATTCCATCGTTTCATTGCCGTTCTcactaaataacttttttcaacTCCCCACAAATCAATGTTGTATACAGTCTCAAAGTCCATTTTCTCTTCCTTTATTTTCTCTGGATTTAGAGCGCTATAAAAAGattcattaattacaattgtaaataattaaaattacttaaatcaataattggctatagttttataaatatccaAGCCAAGGGAAGttgtatatacatgtatatattgaaGTAGAAAATCCAGCCAAGTGCTGATCCACGTTAATTTTGacacaatttatatttaaaagatcAATAAAGTAAATTGTGCAAAAATAAACTTGCAGCAGTACTTGGTTTGATATTCTGCgccaataattaaatgataaatgtaTAGATGAATGTATGTACATTTGCTCGGCTAGTTTGTAGTCCTTGGGTCCGAGACCAGATCGAGGCTCTGAGCTGACAGGGTACACTCCTAAACCAGCCATTTGACAAACGCACTCGGAAAACATCATCCCTATGTATAATCTTGtgcggaaaattaaaaatgatgggTAAATGTACCAGAGTCGGTACCAAAATGGTCTTTCTTGGAATTCTTCAGTCAGTacatactaaaaaattatatatttttagttaaaaattcattatcagTACAGTCGAACTCCATTATCTCGGAACTGTCCCTCAATCGTAACTCCCACTAAGAGCTGCGTCCTCCCACCAGATGCTATACATTTGTATGTGTctgtatatttatctatacgttatttatgtaaatgtaAAAACGCATGCGTGTAGTTTACTTTTCAAGAAAGAAGGGACATCCGTTaacttaaaaatgtttaatttccGCTCTTTCGTAAACTAGTTAATGGAGTTCGACTGTcccatttgtggccactgctccatttttggacattcaatactttttaattaataagaagtataaatgtaatttcattttaatagtggggtaaaagtatttttgaaaacaatttaaaaattgtcattgggtcttttacaaattttttaaatcaaaattttcaagtgtccAAAACTGGTACCTGTACCCTGTGTCAACCCAATAAATAACTTACGTAATTTGGATATATGTGATTggctaacaaaaaaatgactgtAGATACacctataaattttaatttgtaaagaGTTGGCTCCCAACATTCAATATAATCTGAAAACTTTCTATTGATACAATCATAGTATGTTCTATACCTGTAGAAAGGTcctgtaataattttaaaattaattattgttgtatTGATTGGGcttggagtaaaaataaagctACCGAGTTAATAATACCTGTTAAAATACCCATATAACTCCAACCATAGTGTACAACATCTagaaaactaatatttttcatgGCTTTGTAACATTGAATATCTGGATTAGTTTTTAATTCCTCCAATGCTGCATTTAATTCAAAACCCATAGCACCATATTTCAACGTCAtcaacattaatattaaattagtgTGTGTTGAAATTTCCGGTAGTCCATACCATTCAGTTAATCTGGATATTATCAGTAGATAAaagaatgaaaagaaaaaagaagtcGTATGTCTATTCCtgtaataaagttaattttttaaattaatttacagcaataaaaacaatagtcatatatataattaaatttaagtatgtaatgataaaatgactaataaataatgagtaaTGACATTTTGAACGATAATGAAAATAGCAGATATCAggcaatttttataaatgagttcattgtaagtaaaataaaatttttagaacatGCAGAGAAAAATGGCTCCAAGTTttagatttgaaatttttaagttttttatttgtttatttaaaataaataaatttttttaatgtctgttactttcattattataatttttaatgatagtAAAGTTAACGGACATCTAACAATTTGtataactttgaaataataaataaaaatggttataaaataaaaataaaaaaatgcatgtttagaaaattcaaaatttagtacatgcattttttaaaattttatttttttatatgtaattaaaaaattgtcgtaTGTCTTCTACATTTGCTCTCATCCATTTATATAATtctgaagttagtagacaattaaaaatttttcgatttttttttagaacaaatcaattgaaaaaatacagaattgaaaaatgcacatgtagaaaattcaaaaaactatgaacgcaatttttaaaaaaattttttttttttataacttatcgtttaaaaaaaataaaaaaattattaaacgtcagctaacttcagtttCATAAAATGTTGAATAATTACCTAGGAGACAATTGTGAAATAATCACCGCACATATTATGGTCATAATAATTGGATGAAGAATATCCCATCCAGAAACAATAAGTGATACAAAAAATCCCACTCCAGTACTTATCCATTGTTTAttaaatggatttttaatagaacgAAAGTAATTACCAAATCCTATGAGACCAATAAGTAAACCAACATAAATTATATCATCGAGCATCATGATGCTGCTAAAATAAGTATCAAACTTGGTGTGTATCCAGTGAGTGACTAAATTCCCAACGTTATCGCACACTGagtttatttaactttaacaGTCACAGATTTACTTCTACTTGTTCCCACATTTCTcgaacgtttttttttctttactttgtTTCAACGTCGTTGTATAATCAGTAATAGCAATTATCATTTAAGCCACATGCTCAATTatgtatttgtaaaaatttaaatatatataaataagattcAGTAACTTGTATCACAAATATGAACTTTGAacactttttaattatctgtttATGTTATGCTTCTgattaacttttttcattatatagtTCTTTTTCCTACTTACGTGTCTATAAACATATCTttgtacagtaaaaaataagtacttggatatctataaatatacctACAAGTACTTAGTTATGTCCATGTTGTGTTGCAAGTACGTACACAACAATGACAAGAATTATTGAAAGTGCTGCCTCTTGTGATTTACAaagtaatcaaaattttgttttcatttcaaaaccggtataaataaaaagtaaacgCACAATAATAAtctgtcatttaatttaactgaTAACTATATTTTagaggaaatatttttattttaatatataattatgacGAGAGAAATAATTACCATACAATTAGGACACTATGCTAATTATGTTGGTGCGCATTGGTGGAATTTACAGGTTAGTTTgtatttagtattttaaataaatttaattattgtaatgattataattataatttatattaattacgttgtttatttttttaaattaggaGGCTGGTTTTTCATTTGATTCATCGAAACCCAGTGAAATAAATCATGATGTTTTGTATCGTGAAGGAGAAACACCACgagtatgtttattttaattgtaattaattaattaattaattgattaaggGTATTTATAAACGGTACTGcccaattttttgaaatatttaatgacgAACTCTCAAAAGTATcagaattttatcaattaattaaaaaatatattgaagtattaatttaaaattaaaacgcAATTGCACTTCAAGatctagaatttaaaaaaaattacttacagttgtcATCAATTGGGAgacaaacaaaatttgaaaaataaatttcagtaaaatttatgtctattttataattcgaattttcaaattttgtaggctaaaattcat
This genomic interval carries:
- the LOC103574150 gene encoding jerky protein homolog-like; this translates as MTENSETKKTRNATLNIGDRCEILHRLSNGEAPSKLAAEYNVSRQAISKIKKREQFILKAENVLKSCDGDVTKKRYRATEENPLEQQLFEWMNEQRRAGILISGPMIKRQALLLNKHLGGRDTFTASDGWLDRFKKRHAFKVSPPVNNKPPTESVDVSEGDDLLPDLDGTIEDLNTIIESHEQAAEINLDYVYSCDEKVLYWKLMPDEMLLGINNKPMASRKKPKNRLTILFCTNASGTHKLPLLIIGKTAQPRCFNNIKNLPVFYVNQENVWMTSDVMRSWYSSVFLPEIKKKHNLDNNKDIKITLIMDNADCHPSAEELNSLCDSCRVQILPSNVAPLLQPLDQSIIEKFKRCYRKMLLEKILAEDVCHSGENFLKTFNLLDCCNLCDFAWSKVMPADIRSCWRNVSSLDDEIFSSSEIEQTRNLIELSLVSKDSFELFDASVFNYLFSKIPKFSGLSIDQVNNWLNVDSDEIGWQPRSIKDIILGHYPDNDAKDAVEELNDQVSYDDQDSTSADSMLDNNCPTFVEAFNGFNIFIRWYQNNCDNSNSNLQVLQEIHQDLIGKKLT
- the LOC103574153 gene encoding lysophospholipid acyltransferase 7: MMLDDIIYVGLLIGLIGFGNYFRSIKNPFNKQWISTGVGFFVSLIVSGWDILHPIIMTIICAVIISQLSPRNRHTTSFFFSFFYLLIISRLTEWYGLPEISTHTNLILMLMTLKYGAMGFELNAALEELKTNPDIQCYKAMKNISFLDVVHYGWSYMGILTGPFYRYRTYYDCINRKFSDYIECWEPTLYKLKFIGVSTVIFLLANHIYPNYYVLTEEFQERPFWYRLWYIYPSFLIFRTRLYIGMMFSECVCQMAGLGVYPVSSEPRSGLGPKDYKLAEQIALNPEKIKEEKMDFETVYNIDLWGVEKSYLVRTAMKRWNITVQYWMANYVYKVFPWRNLRAAATFFVSTIWHGYAFGYFVGIFSVVLFLPIEDTYVKFYTQSKENSLTRKGWWYFLWLLRFNCMAYLSFGFQLLNFGSIYIYYKSVYFVGHILAVLLYIIGRTLKPYLITKTESQKL
- the LOC103574151 gene encoding serine/arginine-rich splicing factor 2, producing the protein MSYGRPPPRIDGMVSLKVDNLTYRTTPEDLRRVFERCGEVGDIYIPRDRFTRESRGFAFVRFYDKRDAEDALDAMDGRLLDGRELRVQMARYGRPTSPHRSRGSRRRGRSRSRSRDRRRSRSRSRSRSRSRDRDRRRSYSRSHSRSRSDSKSSRGKSRSRSKSAERENSRSKSRD